From Priestia aryabhattai, a single genomic window includes:
- a CDS encoding AbrB/MazE/SpoVT family DNA-binding domain-containing protein has translation MKSTGMVRKVDQLGRVVLPIELRRALDLKTQDSLEIYVDGDRV, from the coding sequence ATGAAATCCACAGGAATGGTTCGAAAAGTAGACCAATTAGGAAGAGTTGTTCTTCCGATTGAATTACGCAGAGCGTTAGATTTGAAGACACAAGATTCATTAGAAATCTATGTAGACGGAGATCGCGT